A stretch of Bifidobacterium sp. ESL0704 DNA encodes these proteins:
- a CDS encoding glycoside hydrolase domain-containing protein has translation MTDKMVLATQQWLNKTYTGRHGYNPIAEDGNTGWHTIYALTRALQIEMGISEPSDNFGNQTRQKYNANPIRKPATVATTSNKFAILQGALWCKGYDTRQHGHLDNHYDGNTAKAVASLEADAGISGDGTYVSADLMKALLSMDQFRILPNSDQHIRTFQQHLNGRYGTYVGIIPCDGIYDRTTNKAAIYMLQALEGMPVSVANGNFGPSTRSKVPTIPYTGHQTDYAGRTYTGAAIAEFTYLLAACLYVNGYGDGNFTKSSYQSETSQFQKSVALSVDGISGLATWLSLLISCGDTGRKGLACDTRFEITQAHLDTLKANGYQYVGRYLTGGDFKELREGELERIIGGGLSVFLIFEEGYKLSYFTASQGKADAKKASEAASKFHIPEGSVIYFAVDFDALNADVTSNILPYFEAVNNTISPYRTGIYGPRNACTRVAKAGYSVSSFVADMSSGFSGNMGYKMPADWAFDQISDITITHNGDSLEIDNDITSGFANVSSVHNLISKPVPHVPIVHQTVNDLKVNDNPRVPHGGNMATMFTAYVNTWNGIIPLYSNSNGEGTTIADINPRESYIARLSGPNVMEAYVSDKKGNLAHGWYKNQNVTGAINDPYEPWHGKQDNFFNRNANGSALVSSAPSINIPVPDGKAYRVFTLRHPASWRYGTTGSLSTIPQGTQVAIPTEPGISGEHFPLYVECDYWRSSAGDTWSSFDSGVGYVEFGFEYGCMPENRLLQ, from the coding sequence ATGACAGACAAAATGGTTCTCGCCACCCAGCAGTGGCTCAACAAGACCTATACGGGCCGACACGGATACAACCCAATCGCCGAGGACGGCAATACCGGCTGGCACACCATCTATGCGCTCACGCGAGCGCTGCAGATCGAGATGGGCATCAGCGAACCGTCCGACAATTTCGGCAACCAGACCCGCCAGAAGTACAACGCCAACCCAATCAGGAAACCCGCAACAGTTGCCACTACGAGCAACAAGTTCGCGATTCTGCAAGGAGCACTGTGGTGCAAGGGCTACGACACCAGGCAGCACGGGCATCTCGACAACCACTACGACGGCAACACCGCAAAAGCCGTAGCTTCACTAGAAGCAGACGCAGGCATCTCCGGAGACGGCACCTACGTAAGTGCCGACCTCATGAAGGCGCTGCTTTCCATGGACCAGTTCAGAATTCTGCCCAACTCCGACCAGCACATCCGCACATTTCAGCAGCACCTGAACGGCAGATACGGCACCTACGTCGGCATCATCCCTTGCGACGGAATCTATGATCGGACAACCAACAAAGCGGCAATCTATATGCTGCAGGCGCTGGAAGGCATGCCTGTCTCCGTGGCGAACGGCAACTTCGGCCCGTCCACACGAAGCAAAGTTCCGACGATCCCCTATACCGGCCATCAGACCGATTATGCGGGCCGCACCTACACCGGCGCAGCCATCGCGGAGTTCACCTACCTGCTGGCGGCGTGCCTGTACGTCAACGGCTACGGCGACGGCAACTTCACCAAATCCAGCTACCAGAGCGAAACCAGCCAGTTCCAGAAAAGCGTAGCCCTGTCCGTTGATGGCATCTCCGGCCTGGCGACCTGGCTAAGCCTGCTCATCAGCTGCGGCGACACCGGCCGCAAAGGACTCGCATGCGACACCCGGTTCGAAATCACCCAAGCTCATCTCGACACCCTTAAGGCCAACGGATACCAATACGTGGGTCGTTACCTTACCGGAGGAGACTTCAAGGAACTGCGCGAAGGGGAACTTGAACGCATCATCGGCGGCGGGCTCTCGGTATTCCTCATCTTCGAGGAAGGCTACAAGCTCAGCTATTTCACTGCATCACAAGGAAAGGCGGATGCAAAGAAGGCATCAGAGGCAGCATCCAAATTCCATATCCCCGAGGGCAGCGTCATCTACTTTGCAGTTGACTTCGACGCCTTGAATGCCGACGTCACCAGCAACATCCTTCCATATTTCGAGGCAGTGAATAATACAATTAGCCCGTATCGGACCGGCATCTACGGACCACGAAATGCATGCACACGAGTCGCCAAGGCCGGATATTCCGTCAGCAGCTTCGTGGCAGACATGTCCTCGGGCTTCAGCGGCAACATGGGCTACAAGATGCCCGCCGACTGGGCCTTCGACCAGATCTCGGACATCACCATCACTCACAACGGCGACAGCCTCGAAATCGACAACGACATTACATCTGGTTTCGCCAATGTCAGCTCAGTCCACAACCTAATCAGCAAGCCGGTTCCACACGTCCCAATCGTACACCAAACAGTCAATGACCTTAAGGTCAACGATAATCCTCGCGTACCACATGGCGGGAATATGGCCACCATGTTTACCGCGTACGTGAACACATGGAATGGGATTATTCCACTATACAGTAATTCCAACGGCGAAGGAACTACCATTGCTGACATCAATCCACGCGAAAGCTACATTGCGCGATTGAGCGGCCCAAATGTGATGGAAGCCTACGTGAGCGACAAAAAAGGAAACCTCGCGCACGGCTGGTACAAAAACCAGAACGTCACCGGAGCAATCAACGACCCATACGAGCCCTGGCACGGGAAACAGGATAATTTCTTTAACCGGAACGCAAACGGATCAGCGCTCGTCTCTTCGGCACCGTCCATCAACATCCCCGTCCCCGACGGCAAAGCATATCGCGTTTTCACGCTCCGGCACCCGGCTTCTTGGCGATATGGCACCACCGGATCCCTGTCCACCATCCCGCAGGGCACACAAGTCGCCATCCCGACCGAGCCAGGTATCTCCGGCGAGCATTTCCCCCTGTATGTCGAATGCGACTATTGGCGTTCATCCGCCGGCGACACATGGAGCTCATTTGACTCAGGAGTCGGATACGTGGAATTCGGATTTGAGTACGGCTGCATGCCGGAAAACAGATTGCTCCAATAA
- a CDS encoding helix-turn-helix transcriptional regulator: protein MTDYGESFASALAAELRAQKARKKVSDDQISQAVGVHRVSVSRYLTGERPIPMVVFADMCRFLEVSPVKVIDNAEQQARGDA from the coding sequence ATGACTGATTATGGGGAAAGCTTCGCCTCTGCGCTTGCCGCCGAGCTGCGTGCGCAGAAGGCCAGAAAAAAGGTGAGCGACGACCAGATATCACAGGCCGTCGGGGTGCATCGCGTGTCAGTGAGTCGTTATCTCACCGGCGAGCGGCCCATTCCCATGGTCGTTTTCGCTGACATGTGCCGGTTCCTTGAGGTTTCGCCGGTAAAAGTCATAGACAATGCCGAACAACAGGCTCGTGGGGATGCCTAA
- a CDS encoding alpha/beta hydrolase produces MQYITKTIKGIDGSEASLTGYIIDNSKEIDPDRRRPAVLIFPGGGFNKVTDREAEPIAMMALGAGVQAFVLRYSIAPSRYPVQMLEGAEAMKLIRDNAKEWHVDPQAVTVIGFSCGGQLAASMATTTGDDVMRANGYDPDAVRANGLALGYPVLTAGEYRHEGTITKLLGDKKSDQKMLDEISCEKHVDAKTAPTFIWQTITDAVVPVQNSLLFINACVEAGVSVEAHLFPQGPHSLALATTETAAAGNAAQIEPSAQVWPSLWAAWIKRNFAK; encoded by the coding sequence ATGCAATACATCACCAAGACCATCAAGGGCATCGATGGCAGTGAGGCAAGCCTGACCGGCTACATCATCGACAATTCCAAGGAAATCGACCCGGATCGACGCCGTCCGGCGGTGCTCATCTTCCCCGGTGGTGGCTTCAACAAGGTCACCGACCGCGAGGCAGAGCCCATCGCAATGATGGCGCTTGGGGCCGGTGTGCAGGCGTTCGTGCTGCGCTACTCCATCGCACCTTCGCGCTATCCGGTGCAGATGCTTGAGGGCGCCGAAGCCATGAAGCTCATCCGCGACAACGCCAAGGAATGGCACGTCGATCCACAGGCCGTCACCGTCATCGGTTTCTCCTGCGGAGGTCAGCTCGCCGCGTCGATGGCCACCACCACCGGCGATGACGTCATGCGCGCCAACGGCTACGATCCGGACGCGGTGCGCGCCAACGGTCTGGCGCTGGGCTACCCGGTGCTGACTGCCGGCGAATACCGCCACGAAGGCACCATCACCAAGCTGCTTGGAGACAAGAAGAGCGACCAGAAGATGCTCGACGAGATCTCCTGCGAGAAGCACGTCGACGCCAAGACCGCGCCGACCTTCATCTGGCAGACCATCACCGACGCCGTGGTGCCGGTGCAGAACTCGCTGCTCTTCATCAACGCCTGCGTCGAAGCCGGGGTGAGCGTCGAAGCGCATCTCTTCCCGCAAGGTCCGCATAGCCTCGCCTTGGCTACCACCGAGACGGCCGCCGCTGGTAACGCCGCGCAGATCGAGCCGAGCGCCCAGGTCTGGCCGAGCCTTTGGGCCGCGTGGATCAAGCGCAATTTCGCAAAATAG
- the rsmI gene encoding 16S rRNA (cytidine(1402)-2'-O)-methyltransferase, whose protein sequence is MQTSDMESEEYETVVRDATEHEAGEQNMAQNGVMVEIPRGTVVLAATPIGNVGDASARLRALIERADIVAAEDTRRLYDLANRLGVHVGGRVVANHDHNERAKADGLLDEVERGATVLVVSDAGMPTVNDPGVAIVRRAIERDLPVTCAPGPSAVLDALALSGLPTDRFCYEGFVPRKRGERIQRFRSLLGERRTIVFYETLHRIAETMDDLLEMFGPNRPMALCRELTKDYEQIRRGTIAEIHQSVVDDPPRGEIVLVIGGASEEEALKAGEATATVLSVDDLAALAVERSAKTDERIKDAIAEVVKEHPLPDGSLPNRKAIYTAALKLK, encoded by the coding sequence ATGCAGACTAGTGATATGGAATCCGAGGAATATGAAACCGTCGTCCGCGACGCGACGGAACACGAGGCCGGCGAGCAGAACATGGCGCAGAACGGCGTGATGGTCGAGATTCCGCGCGGAACGGTGGTGCTGGCGGCGACGCCGATCGGCAATGTCGGCGACGCTTCGGCTAGGCTGCGGGCGCTGATTGAGCGCGCGGATATCGTCGCTGCGGAAGACACGCGACGGCTTTACGATCTGGCGAACCGGCTCGGCGTGCATGTCGGCGGGCGTGTGGTGGCCAACCATGACCACAACGAACGTGCGAAGGCCGACGGTCTCTTGGACGAGGTCGAACGCGGGGCGACCGTCTTGGTGGTTTCGGACGCGGGCATGCCCACTGTCAACGACCCGGGCGTGGCCATCGTGCGCCGCGCCATCGAGCGCGACCTGCCGGTGACCTGCGCTCCCGGCCCGTCAGCGGTGCTTGACGCGCTCGCGCTTTCCGGCCTGCCGACCGACCGGTTCTGCTACGAGGGGTTCGTGCCTCGCAAGCGGGGCGAACGCATCCAGCGCTTCCGCTCCTTGCTGGGTGAGCGGCGCACGATCGTCTTCTACGAGACCCTGCACCGCATCGCCGAGACAATGGATGATTTGCTTGAAATGTTCGGCCCGAATCGCCCGATGGCCCTGTGCCGCGAGTTGACGAAGGACTACGAGCAGATCCGCCGCGGCACTATCGCCGAAATCCACCAGTCGGTGGTCGACGACCCGCCGCGCGGCGAAATCGTCTTGGTCATCGGCGGCGCGAGCGAGGAAGAAGCGTTGAAGGCGGGCGAAGCGACGGCGACGGTCCTGAGTGTCGATGATCTGGCTGCGCTCGCCGTCGAGCGTTCCGCCAAAACCGACGAGCGTATCAAGGACGCCATCGCCGAAGTGGTCAAGGAACATCCGCTTCCTGATGGCTCGCTGCCGAACCGTAAGGCCATCTACACTGCCGCTCTCAAGCTGAAGTGA
- a CDS encoding beta-L-arabinofuranosidase domain-containing protein, with protein MVATHSKPLPFKDVTVDDAFWGAEQELVRTQVLPFQWRALNDQVPGASPSYCMHNFKAAAAQNQRANDAKAGGKAYTPPTYTDRGFNVLPDDPAHPDADKFYGFVFQDTDFSKWIEAVGYSLAHHPDAELEATADGAIDIVCAAQQPNGYLDTYYILNGMDRHFTNLKDHHELYCMGHLIEGAVSYYQGTGKAELLHAAERFADYVASVFGTDPGKLHGYPGHEIAEMALVRLAEATGKRRYLDLASYFVHQRGTSPLYFEAEDHARSEHDGTPFVANDNWPKPYAYYQAHEPVADQREAVGHAVRAGYLYSGVADVVRLTGDKKLNEAIHAIWRNIVDRKLYITGGVGGTAVGESFSYDYDLPNDLAYSETCAAIALVFFARRMLELEPKGEYGDVMELALYNTALAGMALDGKSFFYVNPLEVRPETSRNHDVRFEHVKDVRQKWFGCACCPPNIARLVESVQEYAHTLSDDGTTLFTHLYIGGDTTFEVGSASVRLAMTSELPWSGKARASVHIDGSQVDRAAMALAFRLPSWAGNAGDVANTVSASGEKSGDITREIRDGYLYLSGTWREGDSVTFDFPMPVNMVAANPKVSEDAGKVAFMRGPIVYCAEEHDNGDQLHRLHVDAGKVGANAENVTVRTFDFHAGAQGIDAKGTGEVEPVTRSMVRLEVPAWRDDDTETTDKTQDSSTGSVATVRSPLYSRWQPAKRKPVTATLIPYFAWANRGENEMRVFLDIR; from the coding sequence CTGGTTGCCACGCACAGCAAACCGCTGCCGTTCAAGGATGTGACGGTGGATGACGCCTTCTGGGGTGCCGAACAGGAGCTGGTGCGCACGCAGGTGCTGCCATTCCAGTGGCGTGCGCTGAACGACCAGGTACCGGGCGCCTCGCCGAGCTACTGCATGCACAATTTCAAGGCCGCGGCCGCGCAGAACCAGCGTGCGAACGACGCGAAGGCCGGCGGGAAGGCATACACGCCGCCAACTTACACCGACCGTGGATTCAACGTGCTACCCGACGATCCGGCACATCCCGATGCCGACAAATTCTACGGATTCGTCTTCCAGGACACGGATTTCTCCAAGTGGATCGAGGCGGTCGGCTATTCGCTGGCACACCATCCCGACGCCGAGCTCGAGGCGACGGCCGACGGTGCGATCGACATCGTCTGCGCCGCCCAGCAGCCCAACGGCTATCTCGATACCTATTACATCCTCAACGGCATGGACCGGCACTTCACCAACCTCAAAGACCACCATGAGCTCTACTGCATGGGCCATCTGATCGAAGGTGCGGTCTCCTATTATCAGGGCACCGGCAAGGCGGAACTGCTGCACGCCGCCGAGCGTTTCGCGGACTACGTCGCTTCCGTTTTCGGCACGGATCCCGGCAAATTGCATGGTTATCCGGGCCATGAGATCGCCGAAATGGCGCTGGTCCGGCTTGCCGAGGCGACCGGCAAGCGTCGATATCTTGACCTGGCCTCATATTTCGTCCACCAGCGCGGCACCTCGCCGCTCTATTTCGAGGCCGAGGACCACGCTCGCTCCGAACACGACGGCACGCCGTTTGTGGCGAACGACAACTGGCCCAAGCCCTACGCCTATTATCAGGCGCATGAGCCGGTGGCTGACCAGCGCGAAGCCGTGGGTCACGCAGTGCGCGCCGGCTACCTCTACTCCGGTGTCGCCGACGTGGTGCGGCTGACCGGCGACAAGAAGCTCAACGAGGCCATCCATGCCATCTGGCGCAACATCGTCGACAGAAAGCTCTACATCACCGGCGGTGTGGGCGGCACGGCAGTCGGCGAGTCGTTCTCCTATGACTACGACCTGCCCAACGACCTGGCCTATTCCGAAACCTGCGCGGCGATCGCGCTCGTCTTCTTCGCGCGTCGGATGCTCGAGCTGGAGCCGAAAGGGGAGTACGGCGACGTGATGGAGCTGGCGCTTTACAACACGGCGCTGGCGGGCATGGCGTTGGACGGCAAGAGTTTCTTCTACGTCAATCCGCTTGAGGTGCGTCCAGAGACCTCGCGCAATCACGACGTGCGTTTCGAGCATGTCAAGGACGTGCGGCAAAAGTGGTTCGGCTGCGCCTGCTGCCCGCCGAATATCGCGCGGCTGGTCGAAAGCGTGCAGGAATACGCCCACACCCTTTCCGACGATGGAACCACGCTGTTCACGCACCTGTATATCGGAGGGGACACAACCTTCGAAGTGGGTTCTGCGTCGGTGCGTCTGGCCATGACCTCCGAACTGCCGTGGAGCGGCAAGGCTAGGGCCAGTGTTCATATTGACGGTTCGCAGGTTGATCGAGCGGCGATGGCATTGGCCTTCCGCCTGCCTTCCTGGGCAGGCAATGCCGGGGACGTTGCGAATACGGTGTCGGCAAGCGGCGAGAAATCCGGTGATATCACGCGCGAGATTCGCGATGGCTACCTCTACCTTTCCGGCACTTGGCGCGAGGGTGATAGTGTGACGTTCGATTTCCCGATGCCGGTGAATATGGTCGCGGCCAACCCGAAGGTCAGCGAGGATGCGGGCAAGGTCGCCTTTATGCGCGGCCCGATCGTCTATTGCGCCGAGGAACACGACAACGGCGACCAGTTGCATCGTCTCCATGTCGATGCCGGCAAGGTGGGTGCCAACGCCGAAAACGTGACCGTGCGGACGTTCGATTTCCATGCAGGGGCGCAGGGAATCGACGCCAAAGGCACCGGCGAGGTCGAGCCGGTGACACGGTCGATGGTCAGGCTCGAGGTTCCCGCCTGGCGCGATGATGATACGGAGACAACCGACAAGACGCAAGATTCAAGTACCGGCTCGGTGGCGACAGTAAGGAGTCCGTTGTACTCCCGTTGGCAGCCGGCAAAGCGCAAACCGGTGACGGCCACGCTGATTCCGTATTTCGCGTGGGCCAATCGCGGCGAAAACGAGATGCGTGTCTTCCTCGACATCCGTTAG
- a CDS encoding glycoside hydrolase family 43 protein, with translation MAISTITTRRLPVRVPHTPQGFFEFPLPKGRVPIHDPAIAEENGVYYLFGTHRRFARSTDLVNWEPMSNNLTDDFETLLGPIWQQWPQIGLNGSPLSGNTWAPDVIFNPTMGKWCMYLSVNGEHYQSVIVLLTADHLENDWTYVGPVVYSGFKPDNVKKTDVPRVLGDEASGPLTRYQSLKDSHINAIDAAPVIDERGDMWMSFGSWFGGLWMIRLDPKTGLRDYTTTYPLVHDASDPYYGIKIGGGYSNSGEGSYFLNANGWWYLMLSYGGLGRTGGYQIRVFRSRNLTGPYLDQAGNPAISHGEIADNWTGKAGVRLLASVAWSGGFTKAGQTTNPTNPDGKDETTQPDWDDVEISQGHNSALMREDGRMFMVYHTRFIGRDDNDYETRVRELYATDDGWLVAAPYEYSGAVGIAPHNPAEIASIAGDYELTVLRQDTYFDGTHDENGHWHGVNTPVHIRLHSNGRVSGEDPRTLASAGIIGNNASVTATDGNITCGQWRLSGNGHTLDHRGKGGAGTGDICGNGSMRITLGTTTYTGVFAVLPRESDGKPAMTFSALGNNLCIWGARQ, from the coding sequence ATGGCTATTTCAACGATTACTACACGACGTCTGCCGGTACGGGTGCCTCATACGCCGCAGGGGTTCTTTGAATTCCCGTTGCCCAAAGGGCGCGTGCCGATTCACGACCCGGCCATCGCCGAGGAGAACGGGGTCTACTATCTCTTCGGCACGCACCGGCGTTTCGCCCGCAGCACCGACCTCGTCAACTGGGAGCCGATGAGCAATAATCTCACCGACGATTTCGAGACACTGCTCGGGCCGATTTGGCAACAATGGCCACAAATCGGCTTGAATGGTTCGCCGCTTTCCGGCAATACCTGGGCGCCGGACGTCATCTTCAACCCGACGATGGGCAAGTGGTGCATGTACCTTTCCGTCAACGGCGAGCATTACCAGTCGGTCATCGTCCTCTTGACCGCCGACCATCTCGAAAACGACTGGACGTATGTGGGGCCGGTGGTCTATTCCGGATTCAAACCCGACAACGTCAAGAAAACCGACGTACCGCGCGTGCTTGGCGACGAAGCGTCAGGGCCGCTGACACGCTACCAGTCACTCAAAGACTCGCATATCAACGCCATCGACGCGGCACCGGTGATCGACGAACGCGGCGACATGTGGATGAGCTTCGGATCGTGGTTCGGCGGACTCTGGATGATTAGGCTCGACCCGAAAACCGGACTGCGTGACTACACGACCACCTATCCACTTGTCCACGATGCGAGCGACCCGTATTACGGTATCAAAATCGGCGGGGGCTACAGCAACTCCGGCGAAGGCTCTTATTTCCTCAACGCCAACGGCTGGTGGTATCTCATGCTCTCCTACGGCGGGCTCGGTAGGACGGGTGGCTACCAGATCCGTGTCTTCCGCTCGCGCAACCTCACCGGGCCTTACCTCGACCAAGCTGGCAATCCTGCGATTTCCCACGGCGAAATCGCTGACAATTGGACCGGCAAGGCCGGCGTGCGGCTACTCGCCTCGGTCGCATGGAGCGGCGGGTTCACCAAGGCCGGCCAGACCACGAATCCGACGAATCCGGACGGCAAGGACGAGACCACCCAGCCCGATTGGGACGATGTGGAGATCTCGCAGGGCCACAACTCGGCGCTGATGCGCGAGGATGGGCGGATGTTCATGGTCTATCACACCCGCTTCATCGGCCGCGACGACAACGACTACGAAACGCGCGTGCGTGAGCTCTACGCCACCGATGACGGCTGGCTGGTCGCCGCACCTTACGAATACTCTGGAGCTGTCGGCATTGCACCGCATAACCCCGCTGAAATCGCCAGCATCGCCGGAGACTATGAGCTGACCGTCCTTCGTCAGGACACTTACTTCGACGGCACACACGACGAAAACGGGCACTGGCACGGAGTCAATACCCCCGTACATATTCGGTTGCATTCAAACGGACGCGTAAGCGGGGAGGATCCGCGCACGTTGGCATCAGCCGGCATCATCGGCAATAACGCATCCGTCACCGCGACGGACGGCAACATCACCTGCGGCCAGTGGCGACTTTCAGGCAACGGGCATACATTGGACCACCGCGGCAAGGGCGGCGCCGGGACCGGTGACATCTGCGGCAACGGCTCGATGCGCATCACGCTGGGCACAACCACTTACACCGGCGTCTTCGCCGTGCTGCCGCGCGAGTCCGACGGCAAGCCGGCCATGACCTTCTCCGCGCTCGGCAACAACCTCTGCATCTGGGGTGCACGACAGTAG
- a CDS encoding glycoside hydrolase family 43 protein, translating to MTTTRTIRRGLAGILAALTLVGTLAGCGSANTSTGASNGAASPTSTLNSAGKHISRVSVHDPSVVKANGKYYVFGSHRAWAKSNDLVNWHYFKNNLSRDYEKIFADIWKAWPKQAANPDVKGNMWAPDVVWNPSMNKWCMYLSLNGANYQSVIVLLTANNIEGDWTYVGPVVYSGFNDADKDKTDVPRVLGESADIGRYLSADDTEINAIDPSVKADDNGDMWMTFGSWFGGMWMLKLDSKTGLRDYAKTYPTITDQSDGYYGVKLGGGYGNSGEGSYLLHTNGWWYLFTSYGHLEQTGGYQIRMFRSKSITGPYLDENGNPAVSTSAEANNWEGDTGVRLMASTVWSGTDKKDIEVSQGHNSALADSDGTDYLIYHTRFSDRGETHEIRTRQLLPTADGWLTAAPYEYTGTKAKAKGYPASKLAGTYEFAMQNPNTYFKGPKRPTDKKSTDYKGINQAKDIKLTADGKVSGDRTGTWKAEPGSNRLTITLDGITYQGAFALLPRDKDGKTVMTFSAIGDNICVWGSQR from the coding sequence ATGACAACAACAAGGACGATACGACGTGGCCTGGCTGGAATTCTGGCGGCCCTCACCCTCGTCGGGACACTGGCCGGATGCGGAAGCGCGAATACGAGCACAGGCGCATCGAACGGCGCCGCGTCGCCGACCAGCACACTCAATTCGGCGGGCAAACACATCAGCCGCGTCTCCGTGCACGACCCTTCCGTCGTGAAAGCGAACGGGAAATACTATGTATTCGGCTCACACCGCGCCTGGGCGAAAAGCAATGACCTCGTCAACTGGCACTATTTCAAGAACAACCTGAGCCGCGACTACGAGAAGATCTTCGCGGATATCTGGAAGGCCTGGCCCAAGCAGGCCGCCAATCCGGATGTCAAAGGCAACATGTGGGCACCGGACGTGGTGTGGAACCCGAGCATGAACAAGTGGTGCATGTACCTTTCCCTGAACGGGGCCAATTATCAGTCGGTCATCGTGCTGCTGACGGCCAATAACATCGAGGGCGACTGGACCTACGTTGGCCCCGTGGTCTACTCCGGGTTCAACGATGCCGACAAAGACAAGACCGACGTGCCGCGCGTGCTCGGCGAAAGCGCCGACATCGGCCGTTACCTCTCCGCCGACGACACCGAGATCAACGCCATCGACCCAAGCGTCAAGGCCGATGACAACGGCGACATGTGGATGACCTTCGGCTCCTGGTTCGGCGGCATGTGGATGTTGAAGCTCGACAGCAAAACCGGCCTGCGCGATTATGCGAAGACCTACCCGACCATCACCGACCAGTCCGACGGCTACTACGGTGTCAAGCTCGGCGGCGGATACGGCAACTCGGGAGAAGGCTCCTACCTGTTGCATACCAACGGCTGGTGGTATCTCTTCACTTCCTACGGCCATCTCGAGCAGACCGGAGGCTACCAGATCCGCATGTTCCGCTCGAAGTCCATCACCGGACCTTATCTCGATGAAAACGGGAACCCGGCCGTCTCGACCAGCGCCGAGGCCAATAACTGGGAAGGCGACACCGGAGTGCGACTGATGGCCTCCACCGTTTGGAGCGGCACGGACAAAAAGGATATCGAGGTTTCCCAAGGCCACAACTCCGCCCTGGCGGACAGCGATGGCACCGACTACCTCATCTACCACACCCGTTTCTCCGACCGCGGCGAGACCCACGAGATCCGCACGCGCCAACTGCTGCCGACCGCCGACGGCTGGCTCACCGCAGCGCCGTACGAATACACCGGCACCAAGGCGAAGGCCAAGGGCTACCCGGCAAGCAAGCTCGCCGGCACCTATGAGTTCGCCATGCAGAACCCGAACACCTATTTCAAGGGGCCCAAGCGTCCGACCGACAAGAAAAGCACCGATTATAAAGGCATCAACCAGGCCAAGGACATCAAGCTCACGGCCGACGGCAAAGTCAGCGGCGACCGCACCGGAACGTGGAAGGCCGAGCCGGGCAGCAACAGGCTGACGATCACGCTTGACGGCATCACCTACCAGGGCGCGTTCGCTTTGCTGCCGCGCGACAAGGACGGCAAGACGGTCATGACCTTCTCGGCCATCGGCGACAACATCTGCGTCTGGGGATCTCAGAGATAA